The Canis aureus isolate CA01 chromosome X, VMU_Caureus_v.1.0, whole genome shotgun sequence region ccactggggctgcccctatatgtattttttaaattgtatgtcTACAACTAGAACGTCATCCCCACAGGGCAGGatcagggatttttgtctgttttggttATCCTCGTCACCTAGgtcagtacctggcacagaataggtgctttataattatttgttgaaggaCAACATGGATGAGTAAAGTGAGGGACAGCAAGAGGAAATCAAAACTAACCTTGAGCTTACTGGAAAAGCACTAAGGGTCACTCATTGGGTAAGCAGGCTTCAGAGGGCCCACCATGGGCCAAGCCTGACTGTCCTTCCTTTGCCTGAATTTGTAGGTGCCAGAGGAAGCTGATTACGAGGCAGTCCCCGTAGAGGCCTATGGGCTGGCCATGTTACGAGGCATGGGCTGGAAGCCTGGTGAGGGCATTGGCCGCACCTTCAATCTGTGAGTtctggggtgggggcaaggggcagCAGAGAGGGCAGTGAACAAGACCCCGTGGGTTACTGCTCATCCAGAACCAGAAGCTTTCTGCAACTGTTTCAGTCTCCTGTTtgctctttgtttgtttgtttgtttttaaagattcatttatttaatcatgagagacacagagaacgaagcagagacataggcagagggagcagaagtaggctccatgcagggagcccgatgcgggactcgatcctggatcccaggaccacgccctgagctgaaggcagatgctcaaccgctgagccacacaggcatccctcctGTTTGCTCTTTGAAACTCTGTAACGGGATCCCTTCTGTACGGGGTTACCTTTCTGAGCAttagcttcctcatctgaaaaatgaggatagTGACAATACTGACTTCCCATATCTGTTGCAGAATTACATGAAATTATGTACATAAAGCACTTATAGCAGGCCCTGGCCCAAAATAAACATAGATGAAACATTTGCTATTATCACACAGACTTTTGATCCCTTCTCAGTTTTCTGAACTCCAAAGAATTCTgaaaaccaaatattttttttcaaacattttttcataAACCATTTAGTAGCCACACATGACCTGAATTGACACAGAGCATTTTATAGTCTGTTTCTCCTATTTGGTGTGAATATTTGTATGATTTCCCCTGTAGAAATATTAGGGTATTATAATCAAAATCACAGAGATCTGCCTCAGATCCTGCTGTAAATAATATGTAATAGATGGTATACCCAGTGTGTTATTAGGTTAGACCAAACGAAATTGCTTTTCTGTAGATCAAAAacagtcctgggatccctgggtggctcagtagtttagcgccgccttcagcccggggtgtgatcctggagacccaggatcgagtcccacgtcgggctccttgcatagagcctgcttctccctctgcctgtgtctctgcctctcttgctctctctgtgtctctcatgaataaaataaaatcttaaaaaaaaaaacagtcctaaTGTGAGATCGGGAAGGATATTCTTGAGCATGTTGATGGGGTGGGATTTGGATGGCTGTGGGGGGACACTGAAGACTTgcattcctcccctccccagcccaatAAGCTCATATACTGTGTTGCCTGCAGAGTGGTGAAGCCCCGTCTCAACTTACTGAGGCCGAAGGGGTTAGGGCTGGGTGCCAACCTGAATGAGGTCCAGGCCCTAGTCCCCACTGGCCCCCACCACCTGCCAAAGCCAGATGAAGAGCAAGAGAAGGCTAAGGAAGACCAGCCTCAAGGACTGGTGCCTGGAGGAGCTGTGGTGGTTCTTTCTGGCCCTCACCGAGGCCTCTATGGGAAGGTAAGGAACCAAGCTATGCCTAGAGCCCAAGACAGGCAGCGGGGAAGTTTGATgtgagggtcagagggaggaagAATTGGGCTTAGGGTGGAAAGGCTGGAAGTCCTTGTCTTTCAGGCCTGCCTGGCTTGCTACCTCATTTGGTAACTCAGAACCACTTGCTGGGCCTGAGTCTCAGTTTACAACTAAAAGAGAGAATGGCCATATGTGCCAAATGTTCCTGAGGcttaagttctttaaaatatatccaagCCACACAGTCTGGTAGGGGAAACACATGaaccaggcccaggcccaggccttgGGTCAGTCTGGTGGGGGAGACACAGGGGTCAGGCTTATAGGAGGTAAGAGTGGACAGTTCGGTCCTAGGAATGTGAGTTTAGTCCACTCAGACCCTGCCTAACTTCGTCCTCCCCAACGCTTCAGGTAGAAGGCCTCGATCCTGACAATGTTCGGGCCATGGTTCGCCTGGCCGTGGGGAACCGCATGGTTACTGTTAGTGAGTACTGCCTGCGCCCTGTCTCCCAGCATGAGTTTGACAAGAACACCTTGGATCTCAGTGAGTGTGCCTCTTACCTAGCTGGGAGAGTTGGAGAAACATTCCAGGGGGCAGTAGGGGCCTGTACCTGGGGGTGAGGCTGGGTGGGTGTCAGatctgcagaggggaggggcagtggtCTGTCAGGCAGATGTGACTTCTGGTCAGAATCCAGGAGGTGAGAATGAAGATCAGTGGTTTATTCGGTTTGAAGAAAAACTGATCTAGTAACCCTGGGGCTTTAGCCTCTCAGAGAAAAAACAGGTGTGGAAACCTATTCCTATCCTCAGGAGGTCTCTGTCTGTTCTAGGTGATGAGcctctcttcttctgggtgtGAGGGCAGCCGGGACTAGGCCATGCCCAAGGAGAAAGGCATTCTAGGCATGGCAGCAGGATGGGGCGGTTTGACAGATGAGATATTGGTGCTGATGGAGCTCTCAGGATTCCCTAGCCCACCTCGGAGTGGCTGAGGAAGCCTTCCTGAAGGAAGCCCCAGCAgttgaggggaaggggagagcaTTCTGATGGCATAGGCAAAGTTGTGATGGTGGGAGGGGACATTGAGGCAGGTGGGAGGTGGCCTGAGGCCAAGGTGTAGCCTGCCAGGTAAGAGGCtcacactgaggctccttcctgGTTCTCCCCATACACCGTTGCACAGGCCAGATGAACAAAACTTCCCCAGGGCAACAGAATGGAACAGCCTCATCATGGAAGGCCCTCCGGGATCAGGACCTCCCCAGCTGGCGGGAGGACTCAGAGAGGAAGCGGAAACACCTTCCCGACCGGTGGGACCCTGGGCATCTGGGGTTGGGGGAGAAGGCAAGGCTGTGGAGGGATTCTAGcagtcagagaaggcttcccgGGCAAGGCAGGCACATAGAAGGAACTAGGGATGACATCAGGGCATCAGGGGTGGGTTTCACAGCAGCCAACTGTGGGGTGACCAGAACGTGTCTCATCAGCTAAGCCTGTGTTGGCCCTTTCCGCAGACAGGGGGAGCCCGCAGCCAAGAATGAGAAGGCAGGTCCCCAGAGCCAGCACTGGTTGCACAGGGACCTGCGTGTGCGCTTTGTGGACAGGCAGCACAAAGGTGGCCAGTATTACAACACCAAGGTGGGAACCCTGCAGCCTggctttcccccacccccccggaaCTAGGCCCCCATAACTGTAACACTCTCACATCCCGTGACCCTTTCTCCAGATGACCATTGAAGATGTCCTCAGCCCAGATACCTGTGTGTGTCGAACAGATGAAGGCCGGATCCTGGAAGGTGAGTCTGAGGGATGGCCACTGGGGTTTTAATCATCCATCCTAGAGGCTGAATAGGAAGGCTGTCTTCGACCCAAGAGGCTGGTGCAGGCAAAGGCTGGAAGGTTAGGCAGAGTTCAGGCATTTTGCACAGCCCAGAATCTTTTGACAGAATACGAGGCACTTCTGTGATGGTGATTATCTAAGCTGCTCTTTCCCCCTGTGCACACTGGCATAGAAATGAGCTATTTCTCCCTCTGGGGACTGGGCCTTGTACAGAGGTGTACTGAACTCCCCGTGCAGGGCAGGGCATATGACGTGCACACAATAAACGGTATCTGTTGTCATCACCCATCATTTTCGTGCATAAGTGCTcctttttcattgttctttcttcttttttttcccaagattttatttatttatttgacagagagagagcatacacacaAGCccggggagtggcagggagagggagaaccagactccctgccaaacagggagcctgatgtgggacttgatcccaggaccctgggatcatgacctgagcctaaggcagacgcttaactgactaagccacctggTGCCCTATTATAGTTATTTCTAGGAACTGCTCCTTAGGTGTCCTCACCTGTGAGctggagtggggcagggggaCTCCCACCTGTCAACAGGGTGCAGGATGGCTCTGAGGCATACAGGAAAGGCTTTCTGACAGGACCTGGGTGGGCTGGCCCTGGCCATGGGCCTCACTCCCCTTTCCTCATCTGCAGGCCTGAAGGAAAACATGCTGGAGACCCTGGTCCCCAAGGTCGAAGGCAACCGGGTGATGGTggtgctggggccacaggctGGAAGGGTGAGTTCTAGACCTGGGCATGGGGTGAGGGGCATGCGGGGGCTGTCCTGGAGTCTGGATTGGCCTTGCTGACCTCACCCATCACTACTCCAGGTGGGCCGCCTACTAGGCCGGAACAGAGAACGGAGCCGAGCTCTGGTGCAGCTGCGGAGAGAGAATCAGCTGGTGGAGCTTCACTATGATGCTGTCTGCCAGTACATGGGCCCCAGTGATTCGGATGAAGACTGACCTGtggccccactcc contains the following coding sequences:
- the GPKOW gene encoding G-patch domain and KOW motifs-containing protein → MADAEEYPLRPAGSSAAPISFSFSRTTARRRLADPVDDAGAAPEEKDFLKTVEGRELQSVKPSENPKDLIIPLIQNGHRRQPPTQAPGPSTNTEALMDGVLSQAVKELIEDSKKSLEERENSGVDPTLAIPMIQKGCIPNAEGADSEPRAETVPEEADYEAVPVEAYGLAMLRGMGWKPGEGIGRTFNLVVKPRLNLLRPKGLGLGANLNEVQALVPTGPHHLPKPDEEQEKAKEDQPQGLVPGGAVVVLSGPHRGLYGKVEGLDPDNVRAMVRLAVGNRMVTVSEYCLRPVSQHEFDKNTLDLSQMNKTSPGQQNGTASSWKALRDQDLPSWREDSERKRKHLPDRQGEPAAKNEKAGPQSQHWLHRDLRVRFVDRQHKGGQYYNTKMTIEDVLSPDTCVCRTDEGRILEGLKENMLETLVPKVEGNRVMVVLGPQAGRVGRLLGRNRERSRALVQLRRENQLVELHYDAVCQYMGPSDSDED